The following coding sequences are from one Deltaproteobacteria bacterium window:
- a CDS encoding 2-hydroxyacyl-CoA dehydratase, which translates to MAEEQKAKEHKKRRTATHAAASIGPMVKEAIGGTVRARAEGTHKIAYTFIVCQHDEILRALDVVPVWTENYAGICGAKRDAERFLQRAESLGFSRSLCTYALCGLGFDQWREELGEMPPDAPWGGQARPDFMISSGQILCDPRSKWYQAAQQFMPDVPIYNIDLPYPLYDPKRDHREVWGYYHKYIVEQLRGLVAFIEEQTGKKMDYDRLKELVALSDKTWNLIHETYELRRAVPCPMGTGDAMNTMVPMVFMMATQEAYDFYAGLKKELEEKIANKEGVVKDEKYRLLWGGGLPSWFALTDFNYFNSKGAVFPAETTYRMVQPLYEMDIPETDDPIEHLAWKWLGYWTFWYDKARKRPGSHPDVEWLIDYIENYKIDGVVMHEAFSCRSWHVGLIWQLHQLAKIYRPIPVLVLGEDGKKKEDRRELPSLVLESDIIDITSYSEVDTRNKIDAFIETLEAVEKSKIK; encoded by the coding sequence ATGGCTGAGGAACAAAAGGCGAAAGAACACAAAAAGAGAAGGACTGCAACTCATGCGGCTGCTTCTATCGGTCCCATGGTCAAGGAAGCCATCGGGGGTACGGTCCGGGCACGGGCAGAGGGAACGCACAAAATTGCCTATACCTTTATCGTGTGCCAGCACGACGAAATTCTCCGGGCTTTGGATGTGGTGCCTGTGTGGACAGAAAACTATGCAGGTATCTGCGGGGCAAAGAGAGATGCGGAACGATTCCTTCAAAGGGCGGAATCCCTGGGCTTTTCTCGCTCCCTTTGTACCTATGCCCTGTGCGGGCTCGGCTTTGACCAATGGAGGGAAGAATTGGGTGAGATGCCGCCCGATGCCCCGTGGGGGGGGCAGGCGAGGCCTGATTTTATGATATCCAGCGGCCAGATCCTGTGTGATCCGAGGTCCAAGTGGTATCAGGCAGCACAGCAGTTTATGCCGGATGTCCCCATCTATAATATCGACCTGCCCTATCCACTCTATGATCCGAAAAGGGATCATAGAGAGGTTTGGGGCTATTATCACAAGTATATCGTCGAGCAGTTGCGCGGGCTGGTGGCATTCATAGAAGAGCAGACCGGCAAGAAGATGGATTATGACCGATTGAAGGAACTGGTTGCCCTGAGCGATAAGACCTGGAACCTGATCCATGAAACCTATGAACTGCGACGCGCGGTGCCCTGTCCCATGGGTACCGGAGATGCCATGAATACCATGGTCCCAATGGTCTTCATGATGGCGACCCAGGAGGCTTATGATTTCTATGCGGGTCTGAAAAAGGAGCTAGAGGAAAAGATTGCCAACAAGGAAGGTGTTGTCAAGGATGAGAAATACAGACTCCTGTGGGGCGGCGGATTACCTTCGTGGTTTGCCTTGACTGATTTTAATTACTTTAACAGTAAAGGGGCCGTTTTCCCGGCGGAGACAACCTATCGCATGGTCCAACCGCTCTATGAGATGGACATCCCGGAGACAGATGATCCGATTGAACATCTGGCTTGGAAATGGCTCGGGTATTGGACCTTCTGGTATGACAAGGCCAGGAAGCGGCCTGGAAGCCATCCGGATGTAGAATGGTTGATCGACTATATTGAAAACTACAAGATTGACGGTGTTGTCATGCATGAGGCATTTTCCTGCCGGAGCTGGCATGTGGGCCTCATCTGGCAATTGCATCAACTCGCAAAGATATACAGACCTATCCCCGTATTAGTGCTCGGGGAAGATGGCAAGAAAAAAGAGGACAGGAGAGAACTCCCCTCTCTGGTTTTGGAAAGTGATATCATAGATATCACCTCCTACTCTGAGGTCGATACAAGAAATAAGATCGATGCCTTTATCGAGACCCTGGAAGCCGTAGAAAAAAGCAAGATAAAATAG
- a CDS encoding 2-hydroxyglutaryl-CoA dehydratase: MTEYFAGIDIGSTMTKAVILDDGIIAFVIGPTGPEQRRLANKVMEDVLNQIALPFQSITYIVSTGYGRINVPFADKQVTEITCHAKGIGSLFPEAKTIIDIGGQDSKAISIDANGRPTDFIMNDRCAAGSGRFIEVIADTLGVRLEEVGDISLQSKNPAKISNVCTIWAQQEVAARLAEGVPIADLLAGIHHSLADRISRMVNRLRVEEEVILTGGGGKNKGLVRALSEQLGHEILVPDKPLITGALGAALLGKEIAEKAKKNNVPLETKERLLEEIEIL; encoded by the coding sequence ATGACAGAGTATTTTGCCGGCATTGATATCGGTTCCACCATGACAAAGGCGGTGATCCTGGATGATGGGATCATCGCCTTTGTCATTGGGCCTACAGGTCCGGAACAGCGCAGACTGGCCAACAAGGTTATGGAAGATGTCTTAAATCAGATCGCCTTGCCTTTTCAGTCCATCACCTATATTGTCTCCACTGGCTACGGGAGAATTAATGTGCCTTTTGCGGATAAACAGGTCACGGAGATCACGTGCCATGCCAAGGGGATCGGCAGTCTTTTCCCTGAAGCCAAGACCATCATTGATATCGGGGGTCAGGATAGCAAGGCAATAAGCATAGATGCTAACGGCAGACCGACCGATTTTATTATGAACGACAGGTGTGCTGCGGGCAGCGGCAGATTTATAGAGGTGATTGCCGATACCCTGGGGGTAAGACTGGAAGAAGTTGGCGACATTTCTTTGCAAAGCAAGAATCCTGCAAAGATAAGCAACGTCTGCACCATATGGGCCCAGCAGGAGGTAGCAGCCAGGTTGGCAGAAGGCGTCCCTATTGCCGACCTGCTTGCGGGAATCCATCACTCTCTGGCGGATAGGATAAGCAGGATGGTCAATCGGCTCCGGGTAGAAGAGGAGGTTATCCTGACCGGCGGTGGCGGCAAAAACAAGGGCCTGGTTAGGGCCCTTTCCGAGCAACTGGGCCATGAGATTCTGGTGCCCGACAAACCATTGATTACCGGAGCCCTTGGTGCTGCCTTGCTGGGAAAAGAGATTGCGGAAAAGGCTAAAAAGAATAATGTGCCATTAGAAACAAAGGAACGCCTCTTAGAGGAAATCGAGATCCTTTAG